TATACGGCATGTATCATATGGTAAACGAGTGCTTGTAGGACTCTGGCTAGCGTGGGAGCAGGTATTTCAAGCTCTATTCCGGATCAAGTCGATTACTCCAAACGACCCGTTCTTGCATTATCGAATGCGAAAATATCAGGGTGAGCCTGTTGAACTCGATGGCGGAGGCCTCCTGAGTAAAGGTGATAATGTCGTTGAGCTTCATGTTGATAACAGACAGTTATTCGAATTAGGTATTCATTCTCGTTCTTCTGCTCAACTTGCGATTCGAATGATTCGCAGAATGGAGAAAGATTTACCGATGCTCGCTGAAATCATTGCCAAAGATGTGGATCTCTCGCAGGCAAAAGCGCTTTATGGGGTTAGCATGATTAACCGGGGACCGGAGAAATTTGGCTTTACTGTACATGATCTTCCGGAAGGCTTATTCGCACGCTCCTCCAAGTTTTACTTAAAGATCCTGTTAAGTGTGATTCATCCAGCTGGTGGTGCTAGGCTCAAGGAGCGGAGTGAGGCCCTTGTGCCGAAGTTAATCCTAATGCCTGTCTCAGATCTACTTAAGAAAATGAATCAGCAGCTGCCTCATGATGAAAGGTCAGCAAGGAAACGTAAATCGCAGCAAGAGGAAGCGTTGTCACTTAATGATTCGCTTATAGAAGTAGAATTACCTGGAGTCACAGTAACCAATTGATTCACGATATTATTTAGTCTTATATAATGAACGGTAATGTAGATGTCCCACAAGCCAGAGATGGATTGTAAGGCATCTTTTTTGTTTCCAATAAAAAAGAGCAGTCCGACCAAAGATTATCTAAGGTGGACTGCTCTTGTATGCTAGGAATAATTAGAACTCGGGTTTGCTAATTAAATCTTCAGTACTGCACCGTTACTTGCGTTGGTAACCATTTTGGAGTAACGAGCCAGGTAACCAGTCTTAACTTTAGGTTCAAAACCTTTCCAGCCAGTACGGCGAACCGCCAATACTTCTTCGTCAACCAGTAGTTCAATCTTACGGTTGTTGAGATCGAGTTCAATGATATCGCCATCTTCAACAAAAGCGATTGGGCCGCCTTCAGCCGCCTCTGGAGAAATGTGGCCGATGCTGATTCCGCGGGAAGCACCCGAGAAACGTCCGTCTGTAATCAGACCGACCTTCGCACCAAGACCCATACCAACGATTTGTGAAGTAGGAGCTAACATTTCCGGCATTCCGGGTCCACCCTTTGGACCTTCATAACGGATAACGACTACATGGCCTTCTTTAACCTTGCCATTAGCGATACCTTCGAGTGCAGATTCTTGGGAATCAAAGCAGATCGCAGGACCTTTGTGATATCCACCTACAGAAGCATCTACTGCACCTACTTTAATGATGGAACCTTCAGGAGCCAGGTTGCCGTAAAGTACGGCGAGACCGCCTCTTTCGGAGTAAGGGTTATCGATCGTATGAATTACGGAAGTATCTTGGATTTCATGTCCGATTACGTTCTCGGCTAATGTTTTGCCGGTAACCGTCATACATTCTCCGTACAGAGCACCCGGTTTCTTAAGCAGTTCATTCAATACGGCACTAACGCCGCCCGCGCGGTCCACATCTTCAATGAAAATATCGGATGCCGGAGCCAGTTTCGCCAAGTAAGGAACACGGTTAGCAACTTCGTTAATGCGTTCAAGCGGATAATCGATACCAGCTTCTTGAGCCAGTGCAAGGGTGTGTAGCACCGTATTGGTGGATCCGCCCATTGCCATATCCAGTGCAAAAGCGTTATCGAGTGATTCTTTAGTTACGATATCTCTTGGTTTAAGATCTAACTTAATCAATTCCATCAGTTGAGTAGCGGATCTGCGTACAAATTCTCTGCGCTCATCAGCTACAGCTAGGATGGTACCATTACCCGGCAATGCCAGTCCAAGTGCTTCTGCCAAGCAGTTCATGGAATTGGCCGTGAACATTCCCGAACAAGATCCGCAGGTAGGACAACCGAATTGTTCTAATTCAAGCAATTCAGCATCGTTGATTTTGCCAACTTGGTGAGCACCTACGCCCTCAAATACCGAGGTAAGGGAGAGCTTTTTACCTTTACTATCTACGCCGGCTTTCATTGGACCGCCGCTTACGAACATGGTTGGGATGTTGACACGCAGTGCGCCCATCATCATACCCGGTGTGATTTTATCGCAGTTAGGGATGCAGACCATGCCATCGAACCAGTGCGCGGAAACTACAGTTTCCAAAGCGTCAGCGATGATCTCACGGCTTGGCAGTGAATAACGCATGCCGATATGTCCCATTGCGATGCCGTCATCTACGCCGATCGTATTGAATTCAAAAGGTACGCCGCCAGCTTCGCGAATCGCTTCCTTAACGATCTTACCGAACTCTTGCAGATGCACATGACCTGGAACAATATCAATATAGGAATTGCAGACCGCAATAAACGGCTTTCCGAAATCTTCTTCTTTTACTCCGGCTGCACGCAGGAGACTACGGTGTGGAGCACGGTCAAAGCCTTTTTTAATCATGTCTGAACGCATTTTCTTGGTTGCCATAATGACATTTCCCCCCTAAATAAATTGCAATCAAATATAGTGTCGCATTAACGCAATGAACTCCAAAGATCTGCGTATATACGGTTTATAGAAAGAACGGGGACCAGCTTCCTAAAGAAGAAGTTCGAAGCCGTTTCTATAAAAAATGCAGCTGTTTTGGTATAAACGGTTCCCGCCTATAATGAACGGAGAAGTCATTGTTATTAGTGAGTCTATCACAAAGAATTCGTTTTTTCTACCGAACAGTGTGAAGTTTCTCATGAGGAGGCCAACCTTAATAGAGTATAAAAAAACCTATCCGCTGGGGGATAGGCTACTTTAAAATATTAGAAAGTATAAGTTTCACACAATACTTTAAGTCTTATATTTCTCGCTTAAACGCTTATCGTCCTTATAAGGACGCCGAAGCCGTTTATACTTATAATGAGCGTCGTAAGGCGGCACGCTGTAGGGTGATCATCCAACCAACTGAGGGTTCAACAATAGGATGCATCAGCCGTTTTACACTTGGTTGGGCTAAGAGAATGGTTAGTAAGATTGCAGAGAGCACTAATAAGGTGGCGCCTACGGAATGGTTAATATGGGAGTACAGGCCTGAAACGGCGGCAAAGCGAACGATAAATCCGTGAAGTAGAAAAACATACAAGGTACGGGTACCCCAGTCAGTTATCCGACTGAAAGAGTAAGGAACCCACCCCATAAATGCTATTGCAGCAGATATTTGCAGAGCGTAGATAGCTAGACGATATATTCCTGCGTACCATTCCTGAACTCCAAGCTGCATGTAAGTCATACTTCCGTAAAGCCAGCCTACCGACAACCGAGATCCCCAAGTCGCAAACAGAATAAATAGAAGTATGGAGACTAAGGAAGCGGTGAATTTAATCCGTTTTTAAAAAAGCGAAAAAAAGATTGGAACGAGAAATGATAACCTAAAACGAAGAATGGCAGGTATACAAAAGTGCGGCTAATGCTGAACCATACTCCATCAAGCTGTAGGTATCCAACGGCAATTCCAGAGGCGACAGCAAAAATGAATTGTGCAGTAGGCGTCCATTTACGCATCCCGATTATAAGCAAACGCCAGAAAGCATGGCTTGCTAGGAACCATAAGAGCAGATAGGGGGCGAAGAAGGAATGATGGATACCCTGTACCTGATAAATGGTGGCGTCCAGCACAGAGTAGAGGCTTTGAAAGATAATGTATTGCAATCCGATTTGCATGAGTATGCGGCGGCCTTGCGTACCTGTGAGGTGCTTATTGGCAAAATAGCCGGTAACAAGCACGAAGAGGGGCATATGAAAGCTGAAGATCCACATATATAAACTATACAAGCTGCTCATAGATCCTATAAGTGGTTCTATAGCGTTTCCAACGAACACAGTGACTATCAGCATAAAACGTAAATTTAGAAAAAAAGTCTTCCCAGGCGTGTCTAGCGAGTTTTCCCCTACCATGACTTCCCCCCAAAGATGCTTGATGCTTCAATTTTAAAATACAAGATTTTCTTTAATTGAATTGTGAATTAGCTCACTAACGAAAGCGCTTTCATAAGTGCCAATTGTGGCGATGTGTTGAAGGTTGTTAGAATAGAGGGTTTCTACTATAATTTTCTTATATGCAGTAACATCCGGGAGTGGAGCATGTTGAAGAAAAGAATAACTAAACGTCGTATCGGTTTAATTGTACTAATCATTCTTGTTGTAGCCGGTTTGCTGCTGTGGAGGTATCTAACTCCATATGCACCAGCTGAAGAAGCGGAAACTGCACTGATTTCAAGTGGTGGAGTTACAGTCGAACAGAATGACAACTGGATCTCGTTCGAACCTTCCATTACTAAAGGTGCCTCGATCATATTTTACCCTGGAGCTCTGGTGAAACCAGAAGCTTACTCCCCACTTGCGAAGGGCATCGCTGCTGCGGGGCATCCTTTCTACATCGCCAAAATGCCGCTTAATTTAGCAGTAACAAAAGGCGATGCCGCAGAAGAGATTATTCGTGTGCATCCGAAGCAATCTTTTGTTCTAGGTGGACATTCACTTGGGGGCGTCATGGCGTCACGTTATGCAGTTGAGCATGCGGACCAGCTTGAAGGTGTATTTTTCTTGGCCTCTTATCCGGATGAAAAAGGTAGTTTACGTGAGACCACTTTGTCAGTATTGTCGGTAGTGGGTACTGAGGATCAAGTGATTGACAGAGACAGCTACAGCAAAGGTCGCTCCTATCTGCCAGATAATACGGTGTATAGTTCAATCGTCGGTGGAAATCATGCTCAGTTTGGAAGCTATGGACCACAAAAAGGAGACGGGGAAGCAACCATTTCTGAGGAAGAGCAGCAAAATGACACAGTACGCGCTATGCTGGATTGGCTAGGGAATCTCAGATAGTCTTCTGTCTTTCCAACAATAAGGAGAGAAAATTATGCCATTACTACATATTAACGATGAGTGCATTCCCTGTTCAGGAATATTGTTCGACAAGGATGGCACGTTATTGGATCTATTAGCCACATGGGGGTATTGGGCCGAGCTTGTACTGCGTGGGATGGAAGATCAGCTTGCGATTATGGGAACCGATTTTATTGTAGATCGAAGTAAAGTGCTTGGTACACAGCATGATGCTACGGGTAAGTTGATTGGTTATGATCCTGCAGGGCCGCTCACCATGGCTACAGAGGAAGAAAATTATGGTGTGCTCGCATGGCAGCTGTACACTGCGGGCGTTCCTTGGAATGAAGCGTTGACCCGTGTGAGGAGTATAGCTAAGGACGCGATGTATGAATTGCGCAGATGCCGCACGGCCCAGCCGCTAGAAGGGCTTTATCCCTTTCTGGAACAATGCGCTGCTGCATCGCTCAAGCTAGGCGTGGTTACTTCAGATGGTGCAAAGACCACTCAGGAGCATCTGGATTGGCTTGGAATTACACAATATTTTGATTCGGTAGTTACAAGAGACAGAGTATTAAACGGAAAACCCGCACCTGAAATGGCTAAATTAGCCTGCAGGGAGCTGGGACTTTCGCCTGAAGTGACGATTATTATCGGTGACAGTAATGCAGATATGCAATTAGGTAAAGGTGCAGGCTTACGCCTCGCCGTTGGAATCACCAACATGGGCGATGGGAAGCACCTGATTGACGCAGATGTGATTATTTCTAGCTTTAATGAGCTACGGATCACTTACTGATCAGCATACTAATGAAA
The window above is part of the Paenibacillus sp. FSL K6-0276 genome. Proteins encoded here:
- the ilvD gene encoding dihydroxy-acid dehydratase codes for the protein MATKKMRSDMIKKGFDRAPHRSLLRAAGVKEEDFGKPFIAVCNSYIDIVPGHVHLQEFGKIVKEAIREAGGVPFEFNTIGVDDGIAMGHIGMRYSLPSREIIADALETVVSAHWFDGMVCIPNCDKITPGMMMGALRVNIPTMFVSGGPMKAGVDSKGKKLSLTSVFEGVGAHQVGKINDAELLELEQFGCPTCGSCSGMFTANSMNCLAEALGLALPGNGTILAVADERREFVRRSATQLMELIKLDLKPRDIVTKESLDNAFALDMAMGGSTNTVLHTLALAQEAGIDYPLERINEVANRVPYLAKLAPASDIFIEDVDRAGGVSAVLNELLKKPGALYGECMTVTGKTLAENVIGHEIQDTSVIHTIDNPYSERGGLAVLYGNLAPEGSIIKVGAVDASVGGYHKGPAICFDSQESALEGIANGKVKEGHVVVIRYEGPKGGPGMPEMLAPTSQIVGMGLGAKVGLITDGRFSGASRGISIGHISPEAAEGGPIAFVEDGDIIELDLNNRKIELLVDEEVLAVRRTGWKGFEPKVKTGYLARYSKMVTNASNGAVLKI
- a CDS encoding alpha/beta hydrolase, producing MLKKRITKRRIGLIVLIILVVAGLLLWRYLTPYAPAEEAETALISSGGVTVEQNDNWISFEPSITKGASIIFYPGALVKPEAYSPLAKGIAAAGHPFYIAKMPLNLAVTKGDAAEEIIRVHPKQSFVLGGHSLGGVMASRYAVEHADQLEGVFFLASYPDEKGSLRETTLSVLSVVGTEDQVIDRDSYSKGRSYLPDNTVYSSIVGGNHAQFGSYGPQKGDGEATISEEEQQNDTVRAMLDWLGNLR
- a CDS encoding HAD-IA family hydrolase, yielding MPLLHINDECIPCSGILFDKDGTLLDLLATWGYWAELVLRGMEDQLAIMGTDFIVDRSKVLGTQHDATGKLIGYDPAGPLTMATEEENYGVLAWQLYTAGVPWNEALTRVRSIAKDAMYELRRCRTAQPLEGLYPFLEQCAAASLKLGVVTSDGAKTTQEHLDWLGITQYFDSVVTRDRVLNGKPAPEMAKLACRELGLSPEVTIIIGDSNADMQLGKGAGLRLAVGITNMGDGKHLIDADVIISSFNELRITY